Proteins encoded by one window of Aphis gossypii isolate Hap1 chromosome X, ASM2018417v2, whole genome shotgun sequence:
- the LOC126552596 gene encoding uncharacterized protein LOC126552596: MDEPNISMRQIRKQISELLAIGERSIHTIIKAYNETKTVPVAKTTRNKKSFRDLFDDFAKNAVRRHVHSIWFRREIPTIDKIHQAVSADDSLPTVSRTNLFHLLKDLDFRYSKRSRNSAMTEKNEIVWWRRMYLDSIRKYREEGRHIYFFDETWVNAGDCTSKTWVDTTVRSHRDAFLKGLSTGAVNPSGKGKRLIVLHIGSEDGFVLGGLLCFESKKNTSDYHDEMNGDTFREWMEGTLPRLKPNSVIVMDNASYHSVKIDKAPTSNTQKADIIKWLEDKGEVVDRTMVIPQLLHIVKRLKPAHNRYVIDELAKNSGYTVLRLPPYHCELNPIELAWSSVKNHVRMNNTTYKLPDVKKLLIEGIDRVDAQMWKNFISHTKKEEVKFYEVDNIIDEMLSAEKDDLVMTITGDTSSETDSDTE; encoded by the coding sequence ATGGACGAACCTAACATTTCCATGAGGCAAATTCGTAAACAAATTTCAGAATTATTGGCTATTGGCGAACGTTCAATCCACACAATCATTAAGGCTTACAATGAGACAAAGACGGTGCCAGTCGCAAAAACCACACGTAACAAAAAATCATTTCGTGATCTTTTTGATGATTTTGCAAAAAACGCAGTACGCAGGCACGTGCATAGCATCTGGTTTCGCCGTGAAATTCCTACGATAGATAAAATCCACCAAGCCGTATCAGCCGACGACAGTTTGCCAACAGTATCACgcacaaatttatttcatcttTTAAAAGATTTAGATTTCCGTTACAGTAAGCGAAGTAGGAACAGTGCTATGACTGAAAAGAATGAAATTGTTTGGTGGCGCAGAATGTATTTGGATAGCATTAGAAAATACCGGGAAGAGGGtcgacatatttattttttcgacgAAACATGGGTGAATGCTGGCGATTGTACATCGAAAACGTGGGTCGACACAACAGTACGGTCTCACCGGGATGCATTCTTGAAAGGTCTATCGACAGGTGCAGTTAATCCATCTGGCAAAGGGAAACGACTTATTGTACTCCATATCGGCTCTGAAGATGGTTTTGTACTCGGTGGTTTGTTGTGTTttgaatcgaaaaaaaatacaagtgaCTACCATGATGAGATGAATGGCGACACATTTCGTGAATGGATGGAGGGCACTCTACCTCGCCTAAAACCGAACTCCGTAATTGTTATGGACAATGCGTCCTACCATTCCGTGAAAATAGACAAAGCCCCAACATCGAATACACAAAAGGCAGATATAATTAAGTGGTTGGAGGATAAGGGAGAAGTGGTAGACCGAACTATGGTTATCCCTCAACTTTTACACATAGTGAAACGTTTAAAACCAGcacataataggtatgttattgATGAACTAGCAAAAAACAGTGGTTACACAGTATTACGACTTCCACCATACCACTGTGAGCTTAACCCGATTGAGCTGGCATGGTCATCGGTGAAGAACCATGTTCGGATGAACAACACAACTTACAAACTTCCGGATgtgaaaaaattactaatagaGGGCATAGATCGAGTTGACGCACAAATgtggaaaaattttattagtcaCACGAAAAAAGAAGAGGTAAAATTTTATGAGgtcgataatataatagacgAGATGTTGTCCGCGGAGAAAGATGATTTGGTGATGACTATTACGGGGGACACATCATCTGAAACGGATTCAGATActgaataa
- the LOC126552597 gene encoding zinc finger MYM-type protein 1-like, which yields MKKLNTNEKKRKLVSDYFKVQNKITKIDKTDETEETKDNSGLKPETTQPEHIMSVNIDLNNVNKFDIGNFIDKSYEFKSNEDKLEILNNIWVPESNYIFPKVGNRNLKFQYQWLQKWHWLAYSSLLNGALCKFCVLFSRKKGGIGDQALGVLCTVQFNSWKNAIEKFSLHEMKEYHKNCIITVQTLRHNVSKNDGNFRSILRNTLNQNKELFEIRSKANKNAHYLSPTTQNEIISSCQLVILNKIVSDINKSQCFSILADETADISGIEQFSLTTGSNLSLVIIDTLKSIGIDLKYLKGQGYDGAACMSGKFNGVQQLIKNHYPQALYVHCSAHSFNLVVSTSCDMPPIRNAMVLQKTQIDLGEALTYATHLSSELKKIRDNADNEFKIIFNQILNLSEKYNITIKTHRLSKKQIHFFKALKTGL from the exons atgaagaaACTTAatactaatgaaaaaaaacgtaaacTTGTTTcggattattttaaagtacagaataaaattaccaaaattgaCAAAACCGACGAAACTGAAGAAACAAAAGATAACTCCGGTCTTAAACCAGAAACAACACAACCAGAACATATTATGTCGGTAAATATTgacttaaataatgtaaataaatttgatattggtaattttattgacaaaTCATATGAATTTAAGAGTAATGAGGATAAATTGGAAATTTTGAACAACATTTGGGTACCagaaagtaattatatatttcctaAAGTAGGAAaccgaaatttaaaatttcaatatcagTGGTTGCAAAAATGGCATTGGTTGGCTTATTCATCTTTGTTAAACGGTGCATTGTGTAAGTTTTGTGTGcttttttctagaaaaaaaggTGGTATTGGGGATCAAGCTCTTGGTGTCCTTTGTACTGTACAATTTAACTCATGGAAAAATGCAATTGAGAAATTTAGTTTACATGAAATGAAAGAATACCACAAGAACTGTATTATAACAGTTCAAACTTTGAGACACAATGTTTCAA AAAATGATGGCAATTTTAGaagtattttaagaaatactttaaatcaaaataaagaattattcgAAATTCGGTCTAAAGCTAATAAAAATGCACATTATCTAAGTCCAACAactcaaaatgaaattattagcAGCTGCCAacttgtaatattaaacaaaatcgtatcagatattaataaatcacaatGCTTCTCAATTTTAGCAGATGAGACAGCAGATATTAGTGGTATAGAACAATTTTCTCT TACTACTGGATCAAATTTATCTTTAGTTATAATTGATACCCTAAAATCAATTggaatagatttaaaatacttaaaaggcCAGGGATATGATGGTGCTGCTTGTATGTCGGGGAAATTTAATGGCGTTCaacagttaattaaaaaccattatcCCCAAGCtttgtatgtacattgtagtgcccatagttttaatttagtagTATCAACATCTTGTGACATGCCCCCTATTAGAAATGCTATGG tatTACAAAAAACCCAAATTGACCTAGGTGAAGCTTTAACTTATGCGACGCATTTATCATCagagcttaaaaaaattagagatAATGCAGATAATGAGTTCAAGATCATTTTTaatcagattttaaatttatcagaaaaatataatattacaattaaaactcATAGATTGTCTAAAAAACAG ATACATTTCTTCAAAGCATTGAAGACTGGTTTGTAA